CTTTCGTAGCAGCCGTCGGCATGCTGGGGCTCACCGCAGCCTGCTCCAGCCCCTCATCCAACCAGCCCGAAGACGGCCCCGTGGAAATCCGGTTCTCATGGTGGGGCAACGCCACCCGTGCCGAACTGACCAACAAGGCCATCAAGGAGTTCGAGGCTGCCAACCCCAACATCAAGGTCAAGCCGGAGTATGGCGACATAGGAGGCTACTTCGACAAGCTCGCTACCCAGGTGGCAGCAAACGACGCCCCCGATGTCATCACCATGGGCGGTGCCTACCCGGCCGAGTACGCCAATCGCGGGGCCCTGCTGGATCTGTCCAAGGTGGACGGCTCACTCGACCTCTCCAAAATGGATCAGGGAGCCTTGGAAAACGGGCAGGTCCAGGGCAAGCAGTACGGCGTCTCCACTGGTGCCAATGCCTTGGCCATCGTAGTGAACCCCGCTGTTTTCCAGGCTGCAGGCGTTGCCCTGCCGGACGACAGCAAGTGGTCCTGGGATGACTTCGCAAAGACCGCCGAAGACATCACAGCCAAGAGCCCCAAGGGAACATACGGCACAGCCACCGTCCTTACGCATGACTCGCTGGATGCCTTCGCCCGCCAACGTGGCAAGTCGCTGTACACTCAGGACGGCCAGCTGGGACTGGACAAGGAAACCGTGCAGGACTACTTCGACTTCTCGCTCAAGCTCAGCGAGTCAGGCGCTGCCCCCAGCGCTTCGGAAACCGTGGAGAAACTCAACGTCAGCACTGAACAGACACTTATGGGCATGGGGCAGGCCGGCATGATGCTCACTTGGTCCAACTCCCTGACCGCACTCAGCAAAGCCTCCGGCGCTGAGCTGAAGCTGCTGAAGTTGCCTGGCGAGACGCCCACGCCCGGCATCTGGCTGCAGTCATCGCAGTTCTACACCATCTCCGCGCGTAGCAAGCATACGGATGCCGCTGCCAAGCTGGTCAGCTTCCTGGTGAACAATGAGGCCGCAGCAAAGATCATCCAGAGCGACCGTGGCGTGCCCAGCAACTCCGGCATGCGTACGGCCATCAAGGATCTGCTCACGCCGCAGGGCAAGGCCGAGGCCGCCTACATCGACCAGATCGGGAAGATGGACTTCGCCCCTACGTTCATCGGTCCTACCGGTTCAACAGCAGTCTCCGAGATTACAGCTCGCATCAACACCGAAGTCCTTTTCAAGCGGCTGACCCCGGAGAAGGCCGCCGAACAGTGGCTTAGTGAGAGCAAGGCCGCCATCGGCAAATAGGACAACGCGGGGTCACTTGTGGTCCCTTCCAGAGGGAAACATGGGCCATAAGTGGCCCC
This genomic stretch from Micrococcaceae bacterium Sec5.1 harbors:
- a CDS encoding sugar ABC transporter substrate-binding protein, coding for MTRRSLRTIRKSIAFVAAVGMLGLTAACSSPSSNQPEDGPVEIRFSWWGNATRAELTNKAIKEFEAANPNIKVKPEYGDIGGYFDKLATQVAANDAPDVITMGGAYPAEYANRGALLDLSKVDGSLDLSKMDQGALENGQVQGKQYGVSTGANALAIVVNPAVFQAAGVALPDDSKWSWDDFAKTAEDITAKSPKGTYGTATVLTHDSLDAFARQRGKSLYTQDGQLGLDKETVQDYFDFSLKLSESGAAPSASETVEKLNVSTEQTLMGMGQAGMMLTWSNSLTALSKASGAELKLLKLPGETPTPGIWLQSSQFYTISARSKHTDAAAKLVSFLVNNEAAAKIIQSDRGVPSNSGMRTAIKDLLTPQGKAEAAYIDQIGKMDFAPTFIGPTGSTAVSEITARINTEVLFKRLTPEKAAEQWLSESKAAIGK